The Cherax quadricarinatus isolate ZL_2023a chromosome 66, ASM3850222v1, whole genome shotgun sequence genome window below encodes:
- the LOC128704104 gene encoding mucin-2-like — MGVMVLRFLLPVFLLGLVGGAPDKLHAEDAGHSSLHTTGHSSSASTPGGTSFPVGAVSPQQSDTVRPIESTPVSSSSIDSDHKSSIPVEYNFPVAQNSVVLGAQSISPSLQAAVGNAPSLVQTYSAPAISPPSQLYSVQAPSHDTPSQAFYGQDGRNVVNNEESSSDLSQTIANILYQLTGGAVNSLNEAGVPNPPSVRVGKFHFFTATDPQDEKPFLRNFRRPVILQPHEETHAFLAVSPGNIKITGTEHLLLNAKIPGNEPAQFGTQIPGTGPSQFDGQIPGTGPFQLGVQIPDTGPSQFDGQIPGTGPSQFGVQISGTGPSQIDAQIPGTGPSQFDAQIPGTGPSQFDAQIPGTGPSQFGIQIPGTGPSQLDGQIPGIGPSQFDGQIPGTGPSQFDGQIPGTGPSQFGVQISGTGPSQIDAQIPGTGPSQFGIQIPGTGPSQLDGQIPGIGPSQFEGQIPGTGPSQFDGQIPGTGPFQLGVQIPDTGPSQFDGQIPGTGPSQFGVQISGTGPSQIDAQIPGTGPSQIEGQIPGTGPSQFGVQIPGTGPFQFGVQIPGTGPSQFGVQIPGTGPSQFDAQIPGTGPSQFDAQIPGTGPSQFGIQIPGTGPSQFDGQIPGIGPSQFDGQIPGTGPSQFDAQIPGTGPSQFDAQIPGTGPSRFDAQIPGTGPSRFDAQIPGTGPSHLEAQLPSTFHSPDAQTESIPAESDEIIDIVDQRLLDDNLPLSIEDQDEEPHEDEDKGLGSNESVTPRPGSSGTLITFNTANNVGPNIGLALQTGPTAQNFGLTIRSFDPATQTGHTVQALDPDVRTNPVVHTFNPALQTGPSVQIFGPTVGTGSVAQTAVSAIETLGHTSQSGPDVEAFDLAVQAESRQSPGTQSGHALQSAETFSPHTSSTAQTSSVAETFGPPSQTGPIAQTFGPASHVPIATPAIGTVPSFGITSTPLTSGTPRPQERTSALSRTFTNVAGPFVTPDPSLTFRGEIGIGNVNPQSLEPIFLTQGGAAPVNNVGFGGFQTSGVSLAHTNPQLNFQSPSAAHGSISTVKPSSAAAHGLVSTAKQFNTAHEPISAAKQSITTHGTISTAKQSSTVHRPASTAKQSTSVQSSEDKLSSEVKSLKGGSDVA; from the exons ATGGGCGTGATGGTGCTACGGTTTCTTCTCCCGGTGTTTCTACTAG GTTTAGTAGGGGGAGCACCAGATAAACTGCATGCTGAGGACGCTGGTCACTCGTCACTTCACACAACAGGTCACAGCTCCAGTGCCAGCACTCCGGGTGGCACCTCCTTCCCTGTGGGTGCTGTGTCACCCCAACAAAGCGATACTGTTAGGCCCATAGAAAGTACACCAGTGTCGAGCTCTTCTATAGATAGTGATCACAAGTCGAGCATTCCAGTGGAATACAACTTTCCGGTTGCACAAAACTCTGTGGTTCTTGGTGCACAGTCTATTAGTCCGTCACTTCAGGCAGCAGTCGGTAATGCTCCCTCTTTGGTGCAAACCTATAGTGCCCCTgccatctcccctccctcacagctGTACAGCGTCCAGGCACCAAGCCATGACACCCCCAGCCAGGCATTCTACGGTCAAGACGGGCGTAATGTTGTTAATAATGAGGAAAGTTCAAGTGACTTGAGTCAGACGATTGCAAATATTCTTTATCAGCTAACTGGCGGTGCTGTAAATTCTCTGAACGAGGCTGGTGTACCGAATCCCCCTTCAGTGCGCGTAGGAAAATTTCACTTTTTCACGGCTACTGATCCCCAAGACGAGAAACCTTTTCTTCGTAACTTCCGCCGGCCAGTCATACTACAACCCCACGAAGAAACTCACGCCTTCCTCGCCGTCTCCCCGGGCAACATTAAAATTACCGGCACTGAACACTTATTGCTCAATGCTAAGATTCCCGGTAACGAACCAGCCCAGTTCGGCACCCAGATTCCTGGTACCGGACCCTCCCAGTTTGACGGCCAGAttcctggtactggaccattccaGCTCGGCGTCCAAATTCCTGATACCGGACCATCCCAGTTCGACGGCCAGATTCCTGGTACCGGACCCTCCCAGTTCGGCGTCCAAATCTCTGGTACCGGACCATCCCAGATTGACGCCCAGATTCCGGGTACAGGACCCTCCCAGTTCGACGCTCAGATTCCTGGTACCGGACCCTCCCAGTTCGACGCTCAGATTCCTGGTACCGGACCATCCCAGTTCGGCATCCAAATTCCTGGTACCGGTCCATCTCAGTTAGACGGCCAGATTCCTGGTATCGGACCATCCCAGTTCGACGGCCAGATTCCTGGTACCGGACCCTCCCAGTTTGACGGCCAGATTCCTGGTACCGGACCCTCCCAGTTCGGCGTCCAAATCTCTGGTACTGGACCATCCCAGATTGACGCCCAGATTCCGGGTACCGGACCATCCCAGTTCGGCATCCAAATTCCTGGTACCGGTCCATCTCAGTTAGACGGCCAGATTCCTggtattggaccatcccagttcGAGGGCCAGATTCCTGGTACCGGGCCCTCCCAGTTTGACGGCCAGAttcctggtactggaccattccaGCTCGGCGTCCAAATTCCTGATACCGGACCATCCCAGTTCGACGGCCAGATTCCTGGTACCGGACCCTCCCAGTTCGGCGTCCAAATCTCTGGTACCGGACCATCCCAGATTGACGCCCAGATTCCGGGTACCGGACCCTCACAGATCGAAGGCCAGATTCCTGGTACCGGACCATCCCAGTTCGGCGTCCAAATTCCTGGTACCGGACCCTTCCAGTTCGGCGTCCAAATTCCTGGTACCGGACCATCCCAGTTCGGCGTCCAAATTCCTGGTACCGGACCCTCCCAGTTCGACGCTCAGATTCCTGGTACCGGACCCTCCCAGTTCGACGCTCAGATTCCTGGTACCGGACCCTCCCAGTTCGGCATCCAAATTCCTGGTACCGGTCCATCTCAGTTCGATGGCCAGATTCCTGGTATCGGACCATCCCAGTTCGACGGCCAGATTCCTGGTACCGGACCCTCCCAGTTCGACGCTCAGATTCCTGGTACCGGACCCTCCCAGTTCGACGCTCAGATTCCTGGTACCGGACCTTCCCGGTTCGACGCTCAGATTCCTGGTACTGGACCCTCCCGGTTCGATGCTCAGATTCCTGGTACCGGACCCTCCCACCTCGAGGCCCAACTCCCCAGCACCTTCCACTCCCCCGATGCACAAACAGAGAGCATTCCTGCTGAGAGTGACGAGATTATCGACATCGTGGATCAACGGCTTCTGGATGACAATTTACCCCTCTCCATTGAGGACCAAGACGAAGAACCACACGAAGACGAGGATAAAGGACTTGGCTCAAATGAAAGCGTTACACCACGACCCGGGAGCTCTGGTACACTTATTACATTCAACACAGCCAACAACGTTGGCCCTAATATTGGCCTTGCTCTCCAGACCGGCCCTACTGCTCAAAACTTTGGACTTACTATTCGTAGTTTTGATCCTGCTACCCAGACTGGCCACACTGTTCAAGCTCTTGATCCGGATGTTCGAACCAATCCTGTCGTTCATACGTTTAACCCAGCTCTCCAAACTGGTCCAAGTGTTCAGATTTTTGGTCCTACTGTCGGAACCGGTTCTGTTGCTCAaactgctgtttctgctattgaAACCCTGGGTCATACTTCCCAAAGTGGTCCTGATGTTGAAGCCTTTGATTTAGCTGTCCAGGCTGAGTCCAGGCAGAGTCCTGGCACCCAGAGTGGTCATGCTCTTCAATCTGCTGAAACATTCAGTCCTCACACTAGCTCTACCGCTCAAACTAGCTCTGTTGCTGAAACCTTTGGTCCTCCTTCACAGACTGGTCCTATTGCTCAAACGTTTGGCCCTGCTAGTCATGTTCCCATTGCAACTCCGGCTATAGGGACTGTCCCGTCCTTTGGTATCACTAGCACACCATTAACATCTGGCACTCCTCGCCCGCAGGAACGAACTAGTGCACTGTCTCGAACGTTTACAAATGTTGCTGGTCCATTTGTGACCCCAGATCCTTCCCTCACTTTCAGGGGTGAAATCGGCATTGGCAATGTCAATCCTCAGTCACTGGAACCAATCTTTTTAACACAAGGTGGTGCAGCACCTGTTAATAACGTAGGATTTGGTGGCTTTCAGACATCCGGCGTATCACTTGCCCACACTAATCCACAGCTAAATTTCCAGAGCCCCAGTGCCGCACATGGATCCATCTCCACAGTTAAACCGTCCAGTGCAGCAGCACATGGACTCGTCTCTACAGCTAAACAATTCAATACAGCACATGAACCCATTTCCGCAGCTAAACAGTCCATTACAACACATGGAACCATCTCCACAGCTAAACAGTCCAGTACAGTACACAGACCCGCCTCCACAGCTAAACAGTCCACTTCAGTTCAATCCAGTGAGGACAAGTTATCCAGCGAGGTCAAGTCTCTGAAGGGAGGTTCCGATGTAGCTTGA